A single Terriglobales bacterium DNA region contains:
- a CDS encoding redoxin domain-containing protein, with protein sequence MPALAVGEVAPDFELLACTGEQISPVRLRDYRGRKNVVLAFHPLDWTPTUSAQVPAFNADLIRFAALDAQVLGISCDPVPCHIAWQKKSIGLTDFPLCSDFFPHGQVARRYGIFREGPPIPGINERAVFIVSKEGKIAFSKAYPLDETPENEEIIEALRKVHSTVKT encoded by the coding sequence ATGCCCGCCCTGGCGGTAGGAGAGGTGGCGCCTGACTTTGAATTGCTGGCCTGCACCGGGGAACAAATCTCTCCGGTGCGGCTCCGCGACTATCGTGGCCGAAAGAACGTGGTGCTGGCATTTCATCCTTTGGACTGGACCCCGACTTGATCCGCGCAAGTGCCGGCGTTCAATGCTGATCTCATCAGGTTCGCCGCACTCGATGCCCAGGTTCTGGGCATAAGTTGTGACCCTGTACCTTGTCACATCGCGTGGCAAAAAAAAAGTATCGGCCTCACTGACTTTCCTCTGTGCAGTGACTTCTTTCCTCACGGGCAGGTCGCAAGACGATATGGCATTTTTCGCGAAGGTCCGCCGATTCCCGGAATCAATGAACGCGCCGTGTTCATTGTGTCCAAAGAGGGGAAGATTGCTTTCAGCAAGGCTTATCCGTTGGATGAAACCCCGGAAAACGAAGAAATCATTGAGGCATTGCGTAAGGTTCACTCAACGGTGAAAACCTGA
- the acnA gene encoding aconitate hydratase AcnA, which yields MNSFGSRASLRVGSREYEIHRLDALDKQGISTKHLPYSLRILLENLLRTEDGRAVKADDIRSLAAWRNAVHAEHEISFTPSRVLMQDFTGVPAVVDLAAMRDAMARLGGDPSLINPIQPAELVIDHSVQVDEFGSVGAFDINAALEFQRNRERYAFLRWGQSAFRNFAIVPPDTGIVHQINLEFLARVVFVHEADGKRSAYPDTLVGTDSHTTMINGLGVLGWGVGGIEAEAAMLGQPVSMLIPQVVGVRLTGQLREGSTATDLVLTITEMLRKHGVVGKFVEFYGPGLPALSLADRATIANMAPEYGATCGIFPVDQETLRYLQLTGRSDEQIALVEAYCKEQGLFHTAKMPDAQYSELLTLDLSTVEPSLAGPKRPQDRVPLSQAARSFHEALPSLTRPAKGGGATAALAAKHPVARQVGRWEGEGGNPTAVGVEDQEMPAAGTPISADLKRNLHNGSVVIAAITSCTNTSNPSVMIAAGLVAKKATERGLSVPGWVKSSLAPGSKVVRDYLERAGLQPYLDKLRFNVVGYGCTTCIGNSGPLPAEISEAIEEGDLVVASVLSGNRNFEGRINSEVRANYLMSPPLVVAFALAGRIDIDLRNEPLGRDRTGKPVFLSEIWPSQKEVNEAIAAAIEAKMFHKSYSDVYAGDERWRSLPVPKGETYAWDAASTYIKQAPYFDRMPKQPQPVEDIRGARVLAKLGHSVTTDHISPAGSIKVDSPAGKYLMAHGVQAKDFNSYGSRRGNHEAMVRGTFANVRLRNKLVPSLEGGFTRHLPDGKEMTIFEASEKYQQEGVQLIILAGKEYGSGSSRDWAAKGPLLLGVRAVIAESYERIHRSNLVGMGVLPLQFLAGQDPDTLGLTGEEVYEIKGLPPIVEKFPPERVVQVNARSADGKTVNFQAQVRIDTPQEALYYQHGGILQYVLRQLLAGKPKPEVVSPGMKTVADVKSGSSIT from the coding sequence ATGAATAGCTTCGGAAGCCGTGCGTCCCTGCGAGTAGGATCCCGCGAATACGAAATCCACCGCCTTGATGCGCTTGATAAGCAGGGTATCTCGACAAAACATTTGCCGTATTCGCTGCGCATTTTGTTGGAGAACCTACTGCGCACCGAAGACGGGCGCGCGGTAAAGGCCGACGACATCAGATCGCTGGCTGCATGGAGAAATGCTGTCCACGCGGAACACGAGATTTCATTTACCCCCAGCCGGGTACTGATGCAGGATTTCACCGGCGTGCCGGCGGTGGTGGATTTGGCGGCCATGCGCGACGCCATGGCTCGATTGGGCGGCGACCCCAGCTTGATCAATCCTATCCAGCCGGCAGAGCTGGTAATTGACCACTCGGTGCAGGTGGATGAGTTCGGCAGCGTGGGCGCGTTCGATATTAACGCGGCCCTGGAGTTCCAGCGCAACCGTGAGCGCTATGCTTTCCTTCGATGGGGCCAGTCGGCATTTCGGAATTTCGCCATCGTTCCCCCGGACACGGGAATCGTTCACCAGATAAACCTGGAGTTCTTGGCGCGAGTTGTGTTTGTGCACGAAGCCGACGGAAAGCGCTCCGCCTATCCTGACACGCTGGTGGGGACCGATTCCCACACCACGATGATCAACGGCCTCGGCGTCTTGGGCTGGGGAGTAGGGGGCATCGAGGCCGAAGCGGCCATGCTCGGCCAGCCGGTTTCTATGCTGATTCCGCAGGTAGTAGGCGTACGCCTTACCGGCCAACTGCGGGAAGGATCCACCGCAACCGATCTGGTACTGACCATCACCGAGATGCTGCGCAAGCACGGTGTGGTTGGGAAGTTCGTCGAATTTTACGGCCCGGGTTTGCCCGCGCTCTCGCTGGCTGATCGAGCGACCATCGCAAACATGGCGCCCGAATACGGTGCAACTTGCGGCATCTTTCCGGTTGACCAGGAAACCTTGCGTTACCTGCAACTGACGGGACGCAGCGACGAGCAGATCGCGTTGGTCGAAGCCTATTGCAAGGAGCAAGGCCTCTTCCACACCGCAAAGATGCCCGACGCGCAGTACTCGGAGCTGCTGACGCTGGACTTGAGCACTGTGGAACCCAGCCTGGCTGGCCCCAAGCGGCCCCAGGACCGAGTGCCCCTCTCGCAGGCCGCTAGATCGTTCCACGAGGCGCTTCCCAGCCTGACCCGTCCAGCCAAGGGGGGAGGAGCAACCGCTGCACTCGCGGCAAAGCACCCGGTGGCGAGACAGGTCGGAAGATGGGAAGGCGAGGGCGGCAACCCTACAGCGGTTGGGGTCGAAGACCAGGAAATGCCGGCTGCAGGCACACCCATCTCAGCAGACTTGAAGCGTAACCTGCACAACGGCAGCGTTGTCATCGCCGCGATTACCAGCTGTACCAATACTTCCAACCCTTCAGTGATGATTGCGGCCGGGCTGGTGGCCAAGAAGGCGACCGAGCGCGGACTCTCGGTACCAGGATGGGTGAAGAGTTCCCTGGCGCCAGGGTCAAAAGTTGTGCGGGATTATCTAGAGCGGGCTGGTCTGCAGCCCTATCTCGACAAGCTTCGCTTCAACGTGGTGGGTTACGGCTGCACGACTTGCATCGGAAACTCCGGCCCGCTGCCGGCCGAGATTTCGGAAGCCATTGAAGAAGGGGATCTGGTGGTCGCCTCGGTACTTTCCGGAAACCGCAATTTCGAAGGCCGAATCAACTCCGAGGTTCGCGCTAACTATCTGATGTCTCCGCCCTTGGTGGTGGCTTTCGCTCTCGCCGGCAGAATTGACATCGACCTGCGTAACGAGCCACTGGGGCGCGACCGCACAGGCAAGCCGGTTTTTCTATCAGAGATCTGGCCGTCGCAAAAAGAGGTCAACGAAGCCATTGCGGCCGCGATCGAGGCCAAGATGTTTCATAAGAGCTACTCGGACGTGTATGCGGGCGACGAGCGCTGGCGATCTTTGCCGGTGCCCAAGGGCGAGACTTATGCCTGGGATGCCGCCTCTACATACATTAAGCAGGCTCCCTATTTTGATCGAATGCCTAAACAACCGCAGCCGGTGGAGGACATTCGCGGCGCGCGCGTGCTGGCGAAGTTGGGCCACAGCGTTACCACCGACCACATCTCACCGGCAGGATCAATCAAGGTGGACAGTCCCGCCGGAAAATATCTGATGGCGCATGGGGTACAGGCCAAGGACTTTAACTCCTACGGTTCGCGGCGCGGCAACCATGAGGCGATGGTGCGCGGCACGTTTGCCAATGTGCGCCTGCGCAATAAGCTGGTGCCCAGCCTTGAAGGGGGCTTTACCCGTCATTTGCCGGATGGCAAAGAAATGACCATTTTCGAGGCTTCAGAAAAATATCAGCAGGAGGGAGTGCAGCTGATCATCCTCGCCGGCAAAGAATACGGCTCAGGTTCTTCACGCGATTGGGCCGCCAAAGGACCGCTCTTACTGGGAGTCCGAGCGGTGATCGCCGAAAGTTACGAACGCATTCACCGCTCAAATCTAGTCGGCATGGGGGTGCTTCCGCTGCAATTCCTGGCCGGTCAGGATCCCGACACTTTAGGGCTCACCGGCGAAGAAGTGTACGAGATCAAAGGTCTACCGCCGATCGTGGAAAAGTTCCCACCGGAGCGAGTGGTGCAGGTAAACGCACGCTCAGCTGACGGAAAGACCGTGAATTTTCAAGCCCAAGTACGCATCGATACTCCACAAGAGGCCCTCTATTACCAACATGGCGGCATCTTGCAGTACGTACTTCGCCAGTTGCTCGCGGGCAAGCCTAAGCCGGAAGTGGTGAGTCCGGGCATGAAGACGGTGGCAGACGTAAAGTCGGGCAGCAGCATCACGTAG
- a CDS encoding Nramp family divalent metal transporter yields MWKRKWFPAFRRAEVWSYFGPAFVASIAYIDPGNFATNIQGGTEYGYDLLWVLLWSNAMAILIQFLSAKLGIATGRTLPQNCRAHFSKAANLGLWVAAELAALATDLAEFLGAALGFYLLFHINMLVAALLTGVCVFLILASELYGFRRLEQVIMLFVFGIAACYAIEIFLAHPNWSAVARHIVVPKLTSGSVYIAVGMLGATVMPHVVYLHSALVQHRMTGDGYNCPTGQWLTRLKHARYELLDVLAAMNGAWLVNSAMVIMAAAVFAHSGRTVASIEQAHETLRPLLGPLSAAAFAIALLLSGLASSTVGTMAGQVIIEGFLDIKFPIFLRRFITMVPAIAVIGMGLDPLRILVLSQVFLSFALPFALIPLIMFTRRPELMGDLTNSRSTNVFAYLIAFVVLGLNGLLLYQTFGGKF; encoded by the coding sequence GTGTGGAAGCGAAAGTGGTTTCCCGCCTTTCGCCGGGCCGAGGTGTGGTCCTATTTTGGACCAGCGTTTGTCGCCAGCATCGCCTATATAGATCCCGGCAACTTTGCCACCAATATTCAGGGGGGCACGGAGTACGGATACGACTTGCTGTGGGTGTTGCTGTGGTCGAATGCCATGGCCATTCTGATCCAGTTCCTGTCTGCCAAGTTGGGAATCGCGACGGGACGGACCTTGCCGCAGAATTGCCGAGCCCACTTTTCCAAGGCCGCGAATCTAGGACTCTGGGTAGCGGCCGAACTGGCCGCTCTGGCCACCGATCTTGCCGAGTTTCTCGGCGCCGCGCTGGGTTTTTACCTCCTCTTCCACATCAACATGCTGGTGGCGGCGCTGCTTACCGGGGTATGCGTTTTCCTCATCCTGGCCTCGGAATTGTATGGGTTCCGCCGTCTGGAACAGGTAATCATGCTGTTTGTGTTTGGCATCGCTGCTTGCTATGCCATCGAAATTTTCCTGGCACACCCAAATTGGAGCGCTGTCGCCCGGCACATTGTGGTCCCCAAACTCACCAGCGGCAGCGTCTATATCGCAGTAGGAATGTTGGGGGCGACGGTCATGCCCCATGTGGTCTATCTTCATTCGGCATTGGTGCAACATCGTATGACCGGGGACGGGTACAACTGCCCCACCGGACAATGGCTGACTCGCCTGAAGCATGCCCGCTACGAGTTGCTGGACGTGCTGGCGGCGATGAACGGCGCCTGGCTGGTGAACTCGGCCATGGTTATCATGGCCGCGGCTGTATTTGCGCACTCCGGGCGCACGGTTGCCTCCATCGAGCAGGCACATGAGACGTTGCGCCCCCTGCTTGGGCCACTCTCCGCTGCGGCTTTCGCGATTGCGCTCTTGCTCTCTGGGCTGGCTTCCTCGACGGTCGGCACCATGGCCGGACAGGTGATCATCGAAGGCTTTCTCGACATCAAGTTCCCGATCTTTCTGCGGCGGTTCATCACCATGGTGCCCGCCATTGCGGTGATCGGTATGGGACTGGATCCGCTGCGCATCTTGGTTCTCTCGCAGGTCTTCCTCAGTTTTGCTTTGCCCTTCGCGCTGATCCCGCTGATCATGTTCACCCGCCGCCCGGAGTTGATGGGCGACCTCACCAACAGTCGCTCGACCAACGTTTTCGCCTATCTCATCGCTTTTGTCGTTCTTGGGCTTAACGGACTGCTGCTCTACCAAACTTTCGGCGGAAAGTTCTAA
- a CDS encoding cold-shock protein, translating to METGTVKWFNDAKGYGFISRQNGEDVFVHFSAIQASGFRSLQEGQQVQFDVVKGPKGWQAENVKPV from the coding sequence ATGGAAACAGGAACAGTGAAGTGGTTCAATGACGCGAAGGGCTATGGCTTTATCAGCCGTCAGAATGGCGAAGACGTTTTCGTGCATTTCTCGGCGATCCAGGCAAGCGGCTTCCGCAGCTTGCAGGAGGGTCAACAAGTCCAGTTCGACGTCGTAAAGGGACCCAAGGGCTGGCAGGCAGAGAACGTAAAGCCTGTGTAA
- a CDS encoding methyltransferase, whose amino-acid sequence MATDPKLWQENSQQNQHPHLEAARPAAADAVMQVVQLATGYWFSRCLQAVAEIGVADALSDAPRSAADLAQAVGAAPDSLNRVLRLLSSQGVFAFGDSGYSHTPLSRALRSDHPHSLRSYVRFVGSPLFWDSYAEMEHVIRTGQTGVSKIEPRGVFAYFNDHPAILELFNDAMRGKAESAIGPVLAAYDFSGFGTVADIGGGLGHMLKAILQTAPQTRGILFDQPHVVAQVAPADRLELQGGDFFRGPLPPSDCYVLMEVLHDWTDEQCVAILRQIRAVAPAHAKLLIVETVLPPDNRPHFAHHLDINMMVLTGGRERTPDEFARLFAESGFLLLRRIPTRGVYAIIEAGPA is encoded by the coding sequence ATGGCAACCGATCCGAAACTGTGGCAGGAGAATTCTCAACAAAACCAGCACCCGCACCTCGAGGCCGCACGCCCCGCCGCCGCCGATGCGGTCATGCAGGTGGTCCAGCTCGCAACCGGCTACTGGTTTTCGCGATGCTTGCAAGCGGTGGCGGAAATCGGAGTTGCCGACGCGCTGTCCGACGCCCCGCGCTCGGCAGCAGATCTGGCGCAGGCCGTCGGCGCCGCCCCCGATTCACTCAACCGCGTCCTGCGTTTGCTGAGCTCGCAGGGCGTGTTCGCTTTCGGAGACAGCGGATACTCCCACACGCCGCTTTCGCGCGCGCTACGCAGCGATCATCCGCATTCCCTTCGCTCCTACGTGCGCTTCGTCGGGAGTCCGCTCTTCTGGGACAGCTACGCCGAGATGGAACACGTCATCCGCACCGGACAAACTGGTGTAAGCAAAATTGAGCCGCGTGGCGTGTTCGCTTACTTTAATGATCATCCCGCCATCCTTGAACTCTTCAACGACGCGATGCGGGGAAAAGCGGAAAGCGCCATCGGTCCGGTACTCGCGGCCTACGATTTCTCCGGCTTCGGGACCGTCGCCGACATCGGCGGAGGCCTCGGTCACATGTTGAAAGCCATCCTCCAAACCGCGCCGCAGACGCGCGGTATTTTGTTCGACCAGCCGCACGTCGTCGCGCAAGTCGCTCCCGCTGACCGCCTTGAGCTTCAGGGCGGCGATTTCTTCCGCGGCCCCTTGCCGCCATCCGACTGCTACGTCCTGATGGAAGTTCTCCACGACTGGACCGATGAGCAGTGCGTTGCCATCTTGCGACAGATCCGCGCCGTGGCGCCGGCTCATGCCAAGTTGCTGATCGTAGAAACCGTGCTGCCACCGGACAATCGCCCGCATTTCGCCCATCATCTCGACATCAACATGATGGTCCTCACCGGCGGCCGCGAGCGCACGCCCGACGAGTTCGCCCGGCTTTTTGCCGAGAGTGGCTTTCTGCTGCTGCGCCGCATCCCCACCCGCGGCGTGTACGCGATCATCGAGGCCGGCCCAGCTTAA
- a CDS encoding redoxin domain-containing protein — protein sequence MFGSKYNYDRFTRNVLLKDVATHRFGGPQAGDKAPDFKVKSLDGETIQLSDFRGSQNVVLTFGSATCPATAGSIRGLNQLYDEYSDDDVQFLFAYVREAHPGDKLPAHRSDGDKKEAAELLREEENIEMPILVDDVDGRLHRKYGSMPNSTYIIDKSGRVAFRSQWTRPSRIQAALDELLDRQEETGDEHVIVRGGADNSVPMRYGLMYSHRALGRAGDSAVQDFKEAMGRSGRVALATSRVAEPLVLNPGKAFAGAAIAGGVIVAALLAGISLRQRRMAMRSPYDVPRPKRRERSTGEYEAVGI from the coding sequence ATGTTTGGATCCAAATACAACTATGATCGCTTCACGCGCAACGTGCTGCTGAAGGACGTTGCTACGCACAGATTTGGCGGCCCACAGGCGGGGGACAAGGCGCCAGATTTCAAAGTAAAGAGTTTGGATGGTGAGACTATCCAACTCAGTGATTTTCGTGGCAGCCAGAATGTGGTGCTCACTTTTGGATCGGCAACCTGCCCAGCGACCGCCGGCTCAATCCGCGGCCTGAACCAGCTTTACGATGAATATTCCGACGATGACGTGCAGTTTCTCTTCGCCTATGTACGCGAGGCGCATCCCGGCGATAAGCTGCCGGCGCACCGGTCAGACGGCGACAAAAAGGAAGCCGCGGAACTGCTGCGGGAAGAAGAAAACATTGAGATGCCGATTTTGGTGGACGATGTTGATGGCAGGCTCCACCGCAAATACGGCAGCATGCCAAACTCGACTTACATAATTGACAAGTCTGGCCGGGTGGCGTTCCGCTCACAGTGGACCCGCCCCAGTCGGATCCAAGCGGCCTTGGATGAACTGCTGGACCGACAGGAGGAAACTGGCGACGAGCATGTGATCGTGCGCGGCGGCGCGGACAATTCTGTTCCCATGCGCTACGGGCTCATGTATTCGCATCGGGCTTTAGGACGCGCCGGCGACTCTGCCGTGCAAGATTTTAAAGAAGCGATGGGGCGAAGCGGACGAGTGGCACTCGCTACCAGCCGAGTTGCGGAGCCGCTGGTCTTGAATCCGGGAAAGGCGTTCGCCGGCGCCGCGATTGCGGGAGGTGTGATTGTTGCGGCATTGCTAGCGGGCATCAGCCTGCGGCAACGACGCATGGCGATGCGCTCGCCCTACGACGTTCCGCGTCCTAAAAGGCGTGAACGCAGCACGGGTGAATACGAGGCAGTCGGAATCTAG
- a CDS encoding AsmA family protein, translating to MRKLGVGIAVFIGLIILVLLIAPAFINVNTYHDKIQAELQQRLGRSVSLGTMHLRLLPPKFRVDDVTIGDDPRFSASRPFAQAQELDVAIKLLPLLHKEVAISSLELVRPHVELIRNAQGAWNFATLGKSAPANQSTSQHTAPAENPTQPNASRPPTQRNAKQAPPSQPAATTTSAHPPQKQPQQAFALDNLRLTDGQIALTDFQKHQSRAVYDHIDLQLKNFAVDEPFSISATAHLPGTGKQVVNLDWHGGPLNSDNMINTPFQGTLKLEQVPLDAAQKFLNAPALAGTDAVISGTMHVNNQTGQLASDGSIKLEKARIRGVDVGYPISADYEVTDNLNTDVLNIAKGSLRLGSAPLSLTGTMDTKPTPAQVNLQLKAGDISISEIARLASAFGVAFNPGTTINGRLTADVHAQGPTSQPALNGTLSARNVQISGKDVPQPVSVNALDLTLTPTQVRSNPFSAVAGSTNVALQVTLAQYTSPSPAVDATLRTANAQINELLNIAKAYGVSALAGASGSGVLTLNVHATGPLKNASAMNFSGNGNVRNATLKTPSLTQPLNLRNADLQFTQNSAILQNLTAALGQSDASGNLTVRNFSAPQVQFNISANRINVQELQQITSPANPPAAKRASNHGWSILPSAYAAPAPQPGILQKITGNGTINVATIMNDQLILNNVRSNVALDRGLIRMAPLTAQLYGGTENGAVILDTRQTPPAVNVNTTLSNVDANKLVSSVSSLKQTLYGILSTKGQLGFSAASSTEIARTLNGATAIDLSKGRIMGMDLLREVGNIGKFLNGQQQAKPYTDIMKLAGHFNIKNGVAQTNDLQATIDGGSLGAVGAVGLADQSINLHLSVVLSKWFTQKVGGNSVGGFMNTALQNDQGELVIPVIVTGTFQHPQFAPDIEQVAQMKLKHLLPSSKNPGGMVSGVLGNILGNQGGQQATPQTQQNQPQQNQQQDPNADAVNNVLNQVFGGKKKQQQPPPPQK from the coding sequence ATGCGCAAACTCGGAGTCGGAATTGCCGTTTTCATCGGTCTCATCATCCTGGTGTTGCTGATCGCACCTGCTTTCATAAACGTCAATACTTATCATGACAAGATCCAGGCGGAGTTGCAGCAGAGGCTGGGCCGTTCCGTCAGTTTGGGCACCATGCACCTCAGGTTGTTGCCCCCAAAGTTCAGGGTGGATGATGTGACCATCGGCGACGATCCCCGGTTCTCCGCTTCGCGTCCGTTTGCGCAAGCTCAGGAATTAGATGTTGCGATCAAGCTGCTGCCGCTGCTTCATAAGGAAGTCGCCATAAGCTCGCTGGAACTGGTTCGGCCGCATGTGGAGCTGATTCGCAATGCGCAAGGTGCGTGGAACTTCGCCACTCTGGGCAAGAGTGCACCCGCAAACCAGAGTACAAGCCAGCACACCGCTCCTGCCGAAAACCCAACCCAGCCCAATGCATCCCGGCCGCCGACGCAGCGTAATGCGAAGCAGGCGCCTCCATCCCAGCCTGCCGCCACCACCACATCAGCTCACCCACCGCAGAAGCAGCCGCAACAGGCGTTTGCGCTGGACAATCTGCGGCTGACCGATGGCCAGATCGCCTTAACAGACTTCCAGAAACACCAGTCGCGCGCAGTCTACGACCACATTGATCTTCAACTTAAGAACTTCGCTGTGGACGAGCCGTTTTCGATTTCAGCGACCGCGCACTTGCCGGGCACAGGCAAGCAAGTCGTCAACCTGGATTGGCACGGCGGCCCACTCAATAGCGACAACATGATCAACACGCCATTCCAAGGCACGCTGAAGCTGGAGCAGGTCCCCTTGGACGCGGCGCAAAAATTTCTGAATGCCCCCGCGCTCGCCGGTACGGACGCAGTGATTTCCGGCACGATGCACGTAAACAATCAGACCGGCCAACTGGCCTCTGACGGTTCAATCAAGCTGGAGAAGGCACGCATCCGCGGCGTGGACGTTGGTTATCCCATTAGCGCCGATTATGAGGTGACCGACAACTTAAACACTGACGTCTTGAACATAGCCAAAGGCTCGTTGCGCTTGGGGTCTGCTCCGCTTTCTCTCACTGGCACCATGGACACCAAGCCCACCCCGGCGCAAGTCAACCTACAGCTCAAGGCAGGAGATATTTCCATTTCTGAAATTGCCCGGCTGGCTTCAGCTTTCGGAGTGGCATTCAACCCGGGCACCACCATAAACGGAAGACTTACTGCCGACGTTCACGCACAGGGCCCAACCAGCCAGCCTGCTCTAAACGGGACACTTTCAGCCCGGAATGTGCAGATCAGCGGCAAGGATGTGCCGCAACCAGTGAGCGTCAATGCTTTGGATCTAACCTTGACTCCCACCCAGGTCCGCTCCAATCCATTCTCAGCAGTGGCAGGCAGCACCAATGTAGCCCTGCAAGTCACCTTGGCGCAGTACACCAGCCCTTCTCCGGCGGTGGATGCCACCTTGCGTACTGCCAACGCTCAAATCAACGAGCTGCTGAACATCGCTAAGGCTTATGGGGTCTCTGCGCTGGCTGGAGCGAGCGGCAGCGGAGTTCTAACCTTGAACGTCCATGCGACCGGGCCCCTGAAGAATGCTTCTGCAATGAACTTCAGCGGAAATGGCAATGTGCGGAACGCCACCTTGAAAACGCCGTCACTCACGCAGCCATTGAACCTGCGGAACGCCGACCTGCAGTTCACACAAAACTCGGCAATTCTGCAGAACCTGACTGCGGCTCTTGGCCAGTCAGACGCAAGTGGCAATCTGACCGTCCGCAACTTTAGCGCGCCGCAAGTGCAATTCAATATTTCTGCAAATCGCATCAATGTGCAGGAGCTGCAGCAGATAACCTCTCCGGCAAATCCGCCGGCAGCCAAACGCGCTTCGAACCATGGTTGGAGCATCCTGCCTAGTGCCTATGCAGCGCCTGCGCCACAGCCCGGCATTCTCCAGAAAATCACCGGCAACGGAACCATCAACGTCGCCACCATCATGAACGACCAGCTCATATTGAATAATGTCCGTTCAAATGTCGCGCTGGACCGCGGTCTCATCCGTATGGCGCCATTGACCGCGCAGCTCTATGGAGGAACGGAGAATGGCGCGGTCATACTTGATACCCGCCAGACCCCGCCGGCGGTAAACGTCAATACCACGCTTTCAAATGTCGATGCCAACAAACTGGTGTCCTCAGTCTCATCGCTGAAGCAGACACTCTATGGCATCTTGAGTACCAAAGGTCAGTTGGGATTCAGCGCCGCTTCCTCCACCGAAATCGCGCGCACTCTGAATGGCGCGACGGCAATCGACCTTAGCAAAGGCCGGATCATGGGCATGGACCTGCTGCGCGAGGTCGGAAATATTGGGAAATTCCTCAACGGCCAACAGCAGGCGAAGCCATATACCGACATCATGAAACTTGCCGGGCATTTCAACATCAAGAACGGTGTGGCACAGACCAACGATCTGCAAGCCACAATTGATGGTGGCAGCCTGGGGGCAGTCGGTGCCGTTGGCCTGGCTGACCAAAGCATCAACCTGCACCTTAGTGTCGTGCTCTCAAAATGGTTTACCCAGAAAGTTGGCGGCAATTCTGTAGGCGGATTCATGAACACTGCGCTACAGAACGATCAAGGCGAACTGGTGATTCCGGTGATTGTTACCGGAACCTTTCAGCACCCACAATTTGCGCCCGACATTGAACAGGTGGCGCAGATGAAGCTGAAGCACCTGCTGCCCAGCAGCAAAAATCCAGGCGGCATGGTCTCCGGAGTGTTGGGCAACATTCTGGGCAATCAAGGGGGGCAACAGGCCACCCCGCAAACCCAGCAGAATCAGCCGCAACAAAATCAGCAGCAGGACCCTAACGCAGACGCTGTTAACAACGTGCTGAACCAGGTATTCGGCGGAAAAAAGAAGCAGCAACAACCGCCGCCGCCGCAAAAATAA